The nucleotide window AGGAGTACGCGCGCCTCTGGGTGAGCTGTGAGTAAAGCTTCGATCAATGGCTGTGCTGCGCGCGTCTCGCCTACCGAGACTGCATGCACCCACAGCAAAGGCGCGCCACTTTCTGACAAGTCAGGCGCATAGCCAAAGCCGAAACGTTCGCCAATATGCCGAGCATAACCGCGCTCACGGCGGGAACGCCATAAAAGTCGCAACACAGCAATAGGAGCGATCAACCACCATAAAGCGCAATAAATTTGGCGTAGCATCAATGATGATTTAACAAAAAGCCTTAGCCAGGAGAGCAAAAATCGCGCGCCGCGCCAGACGTGTGCAGGTATTAGACACAAAAATGACTGAACATAAGCGGATTACAATAGACCGAAATCAACCAGTGAGCGCCGTACATCACCCATTCCCGCAGGTTGTTGAGCACCGCCCAAATTAACAATGTCTGGCGCCCAATACCCCCCTGTACGCCAAGCGGTATCAAAATTGTAAAGCTCAATAGTGGGCCGCCTTAATGCCGCCGCAATATGCACCAGCCCGGTGTCAACACCTATTGTAGCCGCTGCACCAGCCAGCAAACCCGTCACTGCCGGCAAGGTTAAGGCTGGTGGCACATAGGCGGCTGCTTTTGTACTGCTCACTGACGCCATACGCGCATTGAGCCACCCGCTGATTTTTGCGCTGACAGCCCGTTCTGCCGCCTGCCCCCAGGGCAAGACTAACGATATGCCCGCACGGAGTAATAACTGCCCAAGTTCGATCCATCGTTCTTGCGGCCATTGCTTATCTGCACGCGAAGTAGCATGCACCAAAACCACGTAGGGCGATGGCAGCTTAAAACCCGTTTCTATAAACGCCGCTGCGGCCGCGTGCAGATCCAAGCCAAAATCAACCTCTGTCGCTAACGGCACAGGATCTCCAAGCGCAGCGGCAACCAACTGGCGTGAGCGCTCAATGACATGAGTACGCGGCTCAATCGAAACCCGCTGATCGTAAAAAAAGCGTGCCGGCCATTCATAACTAGAACCCTCCGTGCGATTACCCAGCCCACTTATCCAAGCACCTCCTGCACGCGCCCAACGCGCGGCCCAAGCAGTTTTGATGAGTCCCTGGCAGTCAATCACAAGGTCATAAGCTTCACTGGCTAAACGCCGCCGCAATTGACCTATTTCACTCCAGGTCGCCGGCGACCATAAGCGTTTACGCCAACGACGTAACGAAAATGGAATCACGCAGCTGACCCCAGCCACTAGACGCACAAGATCCGCAAAGCTTTCTTCAACTAGCCAATCAATTTGTGCGGTCGGATGCTGCTGCCGAATATCGGCAATCACCGGCATTGTATGCACCACATCGCCAAGTGACGATACTTTAACAATTAATATTTTCTGCATCAGAATGAAATGGCCAACAACCTAAACAACAATTATACGTGGGTTCTTTTTTGTTAAAAGCGCTTAAAAAGGCAGTTTGGCATCAGGCTTTTTCGCCAGAATCACGCGACGAAAATCTCGTTGAATCCTCTCAAGCGCTTCTTCGTCATCTGCTTCAAAGCGCAGCACCATCATAGGCGTAGTATTGGAGGCCCGCGCCAAACCAAAACCATCTGGATATTCAACCCGCAAACCGTCGATCATCACAACTTCATCGGCCCCATTAAAGCGCGCAGATTTTTGTAATTCTTCAATCAGCTTGAAATTTTCTCCCTCGCTTAATTTTATTTGTAACTCAGGTGTTGCAATCGAATCGGGTAGCTTATTGAGCAATGCACTTGGGTCATCCGTGCGACACAGTATTTCAAGTAGCCGCGCGCCTGTATAAAGCCCATCATCAAAGCCATACCAGCGATCTTTAAAAAAGATATGCCCACTCATTTCACCCGCCAGCGGTGCGCCGGTTTCACGCAGCTTTGCTTTAATGAGTGAATGACCGGTTTTCCACATCAACGGCTCGCCGCCATGGGTCCGTATCCATGGCGCGAGCTTACGCGTGCATTTTACGTCATAGATAATCTGCCCGCCTGCATGGCGCGACAATACATCCTGAACAAACAGCATCAACTGACGGTCCGGATAAATAATCTGGCCATCTTTGGTCACCACACCGAGCCGATCACCATCGCCATCAAACGCAAAGCCAATTTCTGCATCACCCGCCGCCAATACATCAATCACATCCTGCAGATTCTCAGGGCGAGCCGGATCTGGATGATGATTCGGAAAATGTCCATCCACCTCACAAAAGAGCTCATGCACATCGCACCCGAGCGCTCTAAAAAGATGGGGCGCAATCGCACCCGCTACCCCATTGCCACAATCCACAACCACTTTTAATGGGCGTGCAAGCTTAATATCGCTCACAATCCGTTCGATATACGCTGGCACACAATCGTGTGTCTGATAATTACCCTGCCCGGCGGTAAACTCTTCAGCTATGATGCGTTTATACAACGCTTGAATTTGCTCGCCATAAATCGCCGCACCGCGCAACACCATCTTAAAACCATTGTAATTCGGCGGATTATGGCTACCCGTTACGACAATACAAGAATCAACTTGACGGCCATTGAGCGGTACATGGGTAGCAAAATAACCCAGTGGCGTTGGCACCAAACCTAAATCGATAACATCGACTCCTGCGGCACGCAGGCCATCCGCTACCGCTCTGGACAACTCTGGGCCGGATAAACGTCCATCGCGGCCGATTGCAACTGCATCGCCACCAAGGGCGCGCACTTCGCTCCCAAACGCCAAGCCAATGCTGTGCGCAACGCTCGTATCCAGCGTCTGACCAACAATGCCACGAATATCGTATGCTTTAAAAATTGAATTTGAAATCATTAAACGAATAAGCCTTAAAAAAGCAAAGAAAAAATTAGATTCTCAGACATTTATAGGGATGCAATTTATAATGCAAGCCTCAACCCATCTCTAATTCATACCTTTCTGAAATAAGCATTTATGCGATGTGCGCATCATAGCCTATTGGGCTTTTGCCCACATCTTCTTAGTTTAACTGATCAAGAAATATGCAAGCAAACCATAAAGGAACTATTTTAGTCACAGGCGGCACCGGCTATATTGGCTAGCACACTTGCGTTGAGCTGCTTAATGCAGGTTACGAGGTGGTGGCGCTTGACAATCTGAGCAATAGTAAACGTGGGGTACTCAAACGTATTGAGCAAATCACGGGCAAATCTGTGCCGTTCTTTGCCACCGATGCCTGTGATCGAGATGCGCTTGCGCATGTGTTCAAGATCTATTCAATCCAGGCTGTGATCCATTTTGCCGCCTTAAAAGCCGTAGGCGAGTCGGTTGCGCAACCACTTCAATATTACCGCAATAATATCGACAGCCTCCTGACCTTGCTTGAGATTATGCAGACATATAACGTCAAGCATGTTGTCTTTAGCTCGTCAGCAACTGTCTATGGCAATCCGAATTCTGTGCCGATTGACGAGTCATTTCCACTGTCAGCCACCAATCCTTACGGGCAAACTAAAGTCATGGCCGAGCAAATCCTGCGTGACTTAGCTACCACAGATCCAACCTGGAAAATTGCGGCTTTGCGTTATTTTAATCCTGTAGGCGCGCATGAGAGCGGGTTAATCGGCGAAGATCCAAACGGTGTACCTAATAATTTGATGCCCTATATCGCGCAAGTCGCCATTGGCAAACTTAAGCAATTAAAAGTTTTTGGCGGAGATTGGCCAACCCCTGACGGCACAGGGGTGCGCGATTATATTCATGTAGTGGATCTTGCGCGCGGGCATCTCGCGGCACTTGATACGCTCGCCAAGCGCAATCTAGGCTTCACGGTTAATCTTGGGACTGGGCAGGGTTATAGCGTGCTTGAAATAATCCGCGCATTTGAGACGGCAAGTGGGCGTAAAATCCCTTATGAAATTGTCACGCGGCGAGAAGGTGATATTGCCTCATGTTATGCCAACCCTGGCGCCGCACAGCGCGTCATGGGCTGGCGCGCTGTGCATGGGATTGAGCGGATGTGCGTTGATCAGTGGCGCTGGCAGGTGAATAATCCGCAGGGGGTCTGAAACCAGACCCTTTCAGTCCAGAGTGTTGATTCAAAGAATCGCCTCCCTAATAACATCAGAAATAGAGGCGGTAGAAAAGGCTAATGTCCCAAAGCAAACGTGAGTGCCATGAATGCCCATACATTTCGTTGAGAATTCGACAGGAAAAGTCACATAGGACATTCCGTCGCCGCCGGTAGAAGTGAGTCCCCATTGGAGAGTAAATCCGCCAGGCAATTTTTGATAACCTCCTCGAGTCTCAAAAGATTGTCGGTCAGGTCCAGTAAAGGCAGTCAGAATAGCGTTCTGAGTAAAAGCAGTGGTGGCAACTTGGGTACTGCAATTGCTGGCTTCACTGGGTATGGGAGCCGTGGGCGGGCAAAAAAACGGATAGGCTCGATAGGCTCCACAAAATATCTGACAGGCCCCTTCATTTTCCCTCTTAATCTTCATTTTCTTTGATTGAATTGCGCTTTCTAGGAATGACAACTTTGCTTGCTTTTTGGAAAAACTGCTCTCGTAATTTTGCACTGTCATAGCCCTTATCTGCTATCACCATTTCCGTTTTCGGCAACTTATCAAGTCATGAACCTGACCGCCTGTAGTGCTAAATTCAATGGGTTCATCAAATACGCATCGCCCTATTAAATCTTATTCTTTATAATCACCTTTCTTTTATAGTGGACTCATTCAATGGATAATCGAATAGCTTGGCTGCGCATTTTAGCCTGCTTTTTAGTGGTGGTTGTGCATGTCTCTGCCCCACAATTTGGCTCATTCGGCAAAGAGTGGTGGGCAGTTAATTTCTTAGACTCATTCTCACGGGTTTGTGTTCCTCTGTTTCTCATGATCTCAGGCACCACACTTTTGCATAAAGTAGAACCCGTTATCGTTTTCTTGAAAAAGCGACTACTCCGTATTCTCCCGCCTCTTATTGTATGGTCACTTTTCTATTTGTGGTGGCTAAAACGCAATCATGTGGAAACAGGCAACTGGTTAACTGAAATTGTCTCGGGGCCTGTCATGTATCACCTATGGTTCCTCTATGCAATCATTGGCATATATGCGCTTATCCCTCTTTTAAGGCGATTTTACCAAACCAGCACTTCGAGTGAACGCTTATGGGTTTTAATCATCTGGTTTCTCGTTAGCTCATTAGGACCCGCTATTTCTACTGTATTGAATACACAAGGCTATCCTACATTAAGCACAGGGCACATGACTGTTGTCTACCACCTTTCCCATTTCAGTGGGTATGCAGGCTTTTTATTGCTTGGAGCAAGCTTAGCTCAAAAGAAAATTCATTACAGCCTTGCACTCACGTTATATGGATTGGGATCACTCGCAACCATGGCAATCACATATTGGCTCTCTGCGCGCGCCGGAAAACCAGCTGAAGCGTTTTATGAATATTCATCACCATTCGTCATTATTGCTGCGTGTGGCCTATTTTCTGCTGTGATGTCACGACCAGCAAGTAACCCCTCTCCCCTCGTTTCATCCATCGCAGATTGTACCCTGGGAGCTTATTGTTTACATCTCTTTATCATCAGCTTGGTTGGTAGATGGATTTATCTCACACCTATCCAAAGCGCAAATGCATGGATTGCTATACCCGTAGTTTCTATTATTGTGTTCGTTATATCCATTAGCACGATTTTTATTGCTCGGCGCATTCCTCTACTGCGACCCTTTCTTTAGACATTCATGGACTTCATATTACCAACCGCCTACAGGCGGTTTTTTTTCGTGCGCCCAGCATGGG belongs to Mycoavidus sp. B2-EB and includes:
- the waaC gene encoding lipopolysaccharide heptosyltransferase I, which produces MQKILIVKVSSLGDVVHTMPVIADIRQQHPTAQIDWLVEESFADLVRLVAGVSCVIPFSLRRWRKRLWSPATWSEIGQLRRRLASEAYDLVIDCQGLIKTAWAARWARAGGAWISGLGNRTEGSSYEWPARFFYDQRVSIEPRTHVIERSRQLVAAALGDPVPLATEVDFGLDLHAAAAAFIETGFKLPSPYVVLVHATSRADKQWPQERWIELGQLLLRAGISLVLPWGQAAERAVSAKISGWLNARMASVSSTKAAAYVPPALTLPAVTGLLAGAAATIGVDTGLVHIAAALRRPTIELYNFDTAWRTGGYWAPDIVNLGGAQQPAGMGDVRRSLVDFGLL
- a CDS encoding acyltransferase — its product is MDNRIAWLRILACFLVVVVHVSAPQFGSFGKEWWAVNFLDSFSRVCVPLFLMISGTTLLHKVEPVIVFLKKRLLRILPPLIVWSLFYLWWLKRNHVETGNWLTEIVSGPVMYHLWFLYAIIGIYALIPLLRRFYQTSTSSERLWVLIIWFLVSSLGPAISTVLNTQGYPTLSTGHMTVVYHLSHFSGYAGFLLLGASLAQKKIHYSLALTLYGLGSLATMAITYWLSARAGKPAEAFYEYSSPFVIIAACGLFSAVMSRPASNPSPLVSSIADCTLGAYCLHLFIISLVGRWIYLTPIQSANAWIAIPVVSIIVFVISISTIFIARRIPLLRPFL
- a CDS encoding phosphomannomutase/phosphoglucomutase; its protein translation is MISNSIFKAYDIRGIVGQTLDTSVAHSIGLAFGSEVRALGGDAVAIGRDGRLSGPELSRAVADGLRAAGVDVIDLGLVPTPLGYFATHVPLNGRQVDSCIVVTGSHNPPNYNGFKMVLRGAAIYGEQIQALYKRIIAEEFTAGQGNYQTHDCVPAYIERIVSDIKLARPLKVVVDCGNGVAGAIAPHLFRALGCDVHELFCEVDGHFPNHHPDPARPENLQDVIDVLAAGDAEIGFAFDGDGDRLGVVTKDGQIIYPDRQLMLFVQDVLSRHAGGQIIYDVKCTRKLAPWIRTHGGEPLMWKTGHSLIKAKLRETGAPLAGEMSGHIFFKDRWYGFDDGLYTGARLLEILCRTDDPSALLNKLPDSIATPELQIKLSEGENFKLIEELQKSARFNGADEVVMIDGLRVEYPDGFGLARASNTTPMMVLRFEADDEEALERIQRDFRRVILAKKPDAKLPF